A window from Drosophila gunungcola strain Sukarami unplaced genomic scaffold, Dgunungcola_SK_2 000070F, whole genome shotgun sequence encodes these proteins:
- the LOC128264397 gene encoding proton-coupled amino acid transporter-like protein CG1139 isoform X2, which produces MSNSSNSSNNNNNMDAEQQQQHSDQKAIEAAGEMGRTLEITGRQEKQEKSAEKSPEKGQGMDKNSDPENGDPVRRRGHETSELEAVTHLFKGSVGAGLFAMGDCFKNGGLVGATILLPIIAVMCVHCERMLIRGSVSAVERTPGVDFLDYPETVEKCFEYGPRPLRKMSRVMKLIVEMFLCVTQFGFCAIYFVFVTENIHQVLQQNGIDIGMSMVMLITLLPAMIPSLMTNLKYISPVSLFANVALLFGLIATLTIAFSDGPMPPLGDRHLFTGGSQLALFFGTALFSYEGIALILPLRNSMRRPENFSTRFGVLNSTMFFTTSLFIFTGFVSYVRWGEDVAGSITLNLVVEEVFSQVVKVVAALGVFLGYPIQFFVMMKILWPPLKRSNDCAQKYPITMQVCLRFVMVMMTFGVALVVPKLNLFISLIGALCSTSLAFVIPVLIDFVTRAPVPKALGVWSYIKNILILTVAVLGIVTGTYQSIVEIVKEFK; this is translated from the exons cagcagcagcagcacagcGATCAAAAAGCGATCGAAGCAGCCGGCGAAATGGGAAGAACACTGGAAATAACCGGGAGGCAGGAGAAGCAGGAGAAGAGTGCGGAGAAGAGTCCGGAGAAGGGACAAGGGATGGATAAAAATAGCGATCCCGAGAACGGGGATCCGGTGCGTCGACGTGGCCACGAGACCAGCGAACTGGAGGCGGTCACCCATCTTTTCAAGGGCAGCGTGGGCGCTGGGCTGTTCGCCATGGGCGACTGCTTCAAAAACGGAGGATTGGTCGGCGCCACCATTCTGCTGCCCATCATCGCCGTGATGTGCGTCCACTGCGAACGCATGCTCATCCGCGGATCCGTTTCGGCCGTCGAACGGACGCCGGGCGTCGACTTCCTCGACTATCCGGAAACGGTGGAGAAGTGCTTTGAGTAcgggccacgccccctgcgCAAAATGTCAAGGGTCATGAAGCTCATCGTCGAAATGTTCCTCTGTGTCACCCAGTTCGGATTCTGTGCCATCTACTTCGTTTTTGTCACGGAGAACATTCACCAG GTCCTCCAGCAGAATGGCATCGATATTGGCATGAGCATGGTGATGCTGATCACCCTGCTGCCGGCCATGATTCCCTCGCTGATGACCAATCTCAAGTACATCTCGCCGGTGTCGCTGTTCGCCAATGTGGCGCTGCTTTTCGGGCTGATCGCCACCCTGACCATTGCATTCTCGGACGGACCGATGCCTCCGTTGGGCGATAGGCACCTCTTTACGGGCGGATCCCAGTTGGCCTTGTTCTTTGGCACCGCCCTCTTCTCCTACGAGGGCATTGCCTTGATCCTCCCGCTCCGCAACTCAATGCGCCGGCCGGAGAACTTCAGCACCCGGTTCGGAGTGCTCAACTCCACGATGTTCTTCACCACGTCCCTGTTCATTTTCACCGGATTCGTTAGCTACGTGCGATGGGGCGAGGATGTCGCCGGCAGCATAACACTCAATCTGGTGGTCGAGGAAGT ATTTTCCCAGGTTGTTAAAGTGGTAGCAGCCTTGGGAGTTTTCCTTGGCTATCCCATTCAATTCTTTGTGATGATGAAGATCTTGTGGCCCCCACTCAAGCGATCCAACGATTGTGCTCAAAAGTATCCCATTACCATGCAGGTGTGCCTGCGATTTGTTATGGTGATGATGACGT TTGGAGTTGCGCTGGTCGTTCCCAAACTAAATCTGTTCATCTCGCTGATCGGCGCACTGTGCTCCACCTCTCTGGCCTTCGTGATTCCGGTGCTGATCGATTTTGTGACGAGGGCGCCGGTGCCCAAGGCCCTGGGGGTGTGGTCCTACATCAAGAACATCCTCATCCTGACGGTGGCTGTTTTGGGAATCGTCACGGGGACCTACCAGAGCATCGTGGAGATTGTCAAGGAGTTTAAGTAG
- the LOC128264397 gene encoding proton-coupled amino acid transporter-like protein CG1139 isoform X4, giving the protein MGRTLEITGRQEKQEKSAEKSPEKGQGMDKNSDPENGDPVRRRGHETSELEAVTHLFKGSVGAGLFAMGDCFKNGGLVGATILLPIIAVMCVHCERMLIRGSVSAVERTPGVDFLDYPETVEKCFEYGPRPLRKMSRVMKLIVEMFLCVTQFGFCAIYFVFVTENIHQVLQQNGIDIGMSMVMLITLLPAMIPSLMTNLKYISPVSLFANVALLFGLIATLTIAFSDGPMPPLGDRHLFTGGSQLALFFGTALFSYEGIALILPLRNSMRRPENFSTRFGVLNSTMFFTTSLFIFTGFVSYVRWGEDVAGSITLNLVVEEVFSQVVKVVAALGVFLGYPIQFFVMMKILWPPLKRSNDCAQKYPITMQVCLRFVMVMMTFGVALVVPKLNLFISLIGALCSTSLAFVIPVLIDFVTRAPVPKALGVWSYIKNILILTVAVLGIVTGTYQSIVEIVKEFK; this is encoded by the exons ATGGGAAGAACACTGGAAATAACCGGGAGGCAGGAGAAGCAGGAGAAGAGTGCGGAGAAGAGTCCGGAGAAGGGACAAGGGATGGATAAAAATAGCGATCCCGAGAACGGGGATCCGGTGCGTCGACGTGGCCACGAGACCAGCGAACTGGAGGCGGTCACCCATCTTTTCAAGGGCAGCGTGGGCGCTGGGCTGTTCGCCATGGGCGACTGCTTCAAAAACGGAGGATTGGTCGGCGCCACCATTCTGCTGCCCATCATCGCCGTGATGTGCGTCCACTGCGAACGCATGCTCATCCGCGGATCCGTTTCGGCCGTCGAACGGACGCCGGGCGTCGACTTCCTCGACTATCCGGAAACGGTGGAGAAGTGCTTTGAGTAcgggccacgccccctgcgCAAAATGTCAAGGGTCATGAAGCTCATCGTCGAAATGTTCCTCTGTGTCACCCAGTTCGGATTCTGTGCCATCTACTTCGTTTTTGTCACGGAGAACATTCACCAG GTCCTCCAGCAGAATGGCATCGATATTGGCATGAGCATGGTGATGCTGATCACCCTGCTGCCGGCCATGATTCCCTCGCTGATGACCAATCTCAAGTACATCTCGCCGGTGTCGCTGTTCGCCAATGTGGCGCTGCTTTTCGGGCTGATCGCCACCCTGACCATTGCATTCTCGGACGGACCGATGCCTCCGTTGGGCGATAGGCACCTCTTTACGGGCGGATCCCAGTTGGCCTTGTTCTTTGGCACCGCCCTCTTCTCCTACGAGGGCATTGCCTTGATCCTCCCGCTCCGCAACTCAATGCGCCGGCCGGAGAACTTCAGCACCCGGTTCGGAGTGCTCAACTCCACGATGTTCTTCACCACGTCCCTGTTCATTTTCACCGGATTCGTTAGCTACGTGCGATGGGGCGAGGATGTCGCCGGCAGCATAACACTCAATCTGGTGGTCGAGGAAGT ATTTTCCCAGGTTGTTAAAGTGGTAGCAGCCTTGGGAGTTTTCCTTGGCTATCCCATTCAATTCTTTGTGATGATGAAGATCTTGTGGCCCCCACTCAAGCGATCCAACGATTGTGCTCAAAAGTATCCCATTACCATGCAGGTGTGCCTGCGATTTGTTATGGTGATGATGACGT TTGGAGTTGCGCTGGTCGTTCCCAAACTAAATCTGTTCATCTCGCTGATCGGCGCACTGTGCTCCACCTCTCTGGCCTTCGTGATTCCGGTGCTGATCGATTTTGTGACGAGGGCGCCGGTGCCCAAGGCCCTGGGGGTGTGGTCCTACATCAAGAACATCCTCATCCTGACGGTGGCTGTTTTGGGAATCGTCACGGGGACCTACCAGAGCATCGTGGAGATTGTCAAGGAGTTTAAGTAG
- the LOC128264397 gene encoding proton-coupled amino acid transporter 1-like isoform X3, translating into MSNSSNSSNNNNNMDAEAPAQLEKNQTATFPKEETVDGGVTGETAPKVIKKEDHDSEYHPPTSYLETIVHLFKGNIGPGLFAMGDAFKNGGLLVAPLLTVVIAVVSIHCQHVLVTCSKKMRDLRGDSVCADYAQTVEQCFENGPPKLRGWSRTMGRLVDIFICVTQLGFCCIYFVFISTNLKQILQAYDIDMNVHLVMLLAFVPVLLSSLITNLKWLTPVSMFANVCMILGLAITLYYALKDGLPGVEERALWTNGSQLALFFGTAIFAFEGIALVMPLKNAMRKPHQFERPLGVLNVGMFLVSVMFMFAGSVGYMKWGEQVGGSLTLNLGDTILAQAVKLMVSTGVLLGYPLQFFVAIQIMWPNAKQMCGIKGRSLIGELGFRTFMVLVTLAIAEMVPALGLFISLIGALCSTALALVFPPVIELIARSEQNKGPGVWICAKNLVILVMAMLGFFTGSYESLKQIVKHFGEEELH; encoded by the exons GCGCCAGCACAGCTAGAGAAAAATCAGACTGCGACATTTCCAAAAGAGGAAACTGTGGATGGCGGAGTGACAGGTGAAACCGCACCCAAGGTCATCAAGAAAGAGGATCACGATTCTGAGTATCATCCGCCCACAAG CTACCTGGAGACGATCGTGCACCTGTTCAAGGGCAACATCGGACCCGGGCTATTCGCCATGGGCGATGCCTTCAAGAACGGAGGTCTGTTGGTGGCTCCACTTCTCACCGTGGTGATAGCGGTGGTCTCCATCCACTGCCAACACGTCCTGGTGACCTGTTCCAAGAAGATGCGGGATCTCAGGGGCGACTCAGTATGCGCGGACTATGCGCAGACGGTGGAGCAGTGCTTCGAGAACGGTCCGCCGAAGTTGAGGGGTTGGTCGCGAACGATGGGACGTCTGGTGGACATCTTCATTTGTGTCACCCAGTTGGGCTTTTGTTGCATCTACTTTGTGTTCATCAGCACAAATCTGAAGCAG ATCCTACAAGCCTACGACATTGACATGAATGTCCATCTGGTGATGCTGCTGGCCTTTGTACCCGTGCTCCTCAGCTCGCTGATCACGAACCTTAAGTGGCTGACGCCCGTGTCGATGTTTGCCAACGTTTGCATGATCCTCGGACTGGCCATCACCCTGTACTATGCCCTCAAGGACGGACTGCCGGGGGTGGAGGAACGCGCCCTCTGGACGAACGGCTCCCAGCTGGCCCTCTTCTTCGGCACCGCCATCTTTGCCTTCGAGGGCATTGCGTTGGTGATGCCGCTGAAGAACGCCATGCGAAAACCGCACCAGTTCGAGCGCCCTTTGGGTGTGCTTAATGTGGGCATGTTCCTTGTCTCCGTCATGTTCATGTTCGCCGGATCCGTGGGCTATATGAAGTGGGGCGAACAGGTTGGAGGCAGTCTGACCCTCAATCTGGGTGATACCAT TCTGGCCCAGGCCGTCAAGCTGATGGTCTCCACTGGCGTACTGCTGGGCTATCCGCTGCAGTTCTTCGTGGCCATCCAGATTATGTGGCCCAATGCCAAGCAAATGTGTGGCATCAAAGGACGATCGCTGATCGGAGAGCTGGGCTTCCGCACCTTTATGGTCCTGGTGACCC TTGCCATCGCGGAAATGGTCCCGGCCCTGGGACTCTTTATCTCGCTGATCGGCGCTCTATGCTCGACTGCCTTGGCCCTGGTATTTCCGCCCGTCATCGAGCTGATCGCCAGGAGTGAACAGAACAAGGGTCCAGGCGTCTGGATTTGCGCCAAGAACCTCGTCATCCTGGTGATGGCAATGCTGGGATTCTTCACCGGCTCCTACGAGAGTCTCAAGCAAATTGTCAAGCACTTTGGCGAGGAGGAGCTGCACTGA
- the LOC128264399 gene encoding actin-related protein 2/3 complex subunit 3 codes for MPAFHSEIEDFQGSLGNMAILPLRTQIRGPAPNVDIPNDIIDESLYFWKSNIFFRNYEVKSEVDRVLIYITLYITQCLKRLARCSSKAQGQQELHSLAISRFDLPGDPGFPLNAIYTKPDDPEQMRQYFLQLRHETGSRLLEKVFDTPDDKPSKWWICFAKKKFMEKSLSGPGM; via the exons ATGCCG GCCTTTCACTCGGAGATTGAGGATTTCCAAGGATCGCTGGGTAATATGGCCATTTTACCATTGCGTACACAAATCCGAGGACCAGCGCCCAACGTTGATATTCCCAACGATATCATCGATGAGTCACTGTACTTCTGGAAGTCGAACATTTTCTTCCGCAATTACGAAGTGAAG TCGGAAGTGGACCGGGTGCTTATCTACATAACGCTGTACATAACCCAATGCTTGAAGCGTTTGGCCCGCTGCTCGAGCAAAGCGCAGGGTCAGCAGGAGCTGCATAGCCTGGCCATCTCGCGGTTCGACTTGCCCGGCGATCCGGGATTCCCCCTGAACGCCATATACACCAAGCCCGACGATCCGGAGCAGATGCGTCAGTACTTCCTGCAACTGCGCCACGAAACCGGATCCCGACTACTGGAAAAGGTGTTCGATACGCCGGACGACAAGCCCAGCAAGTGGTGGATATGCTTCGCCAAGAAGAAGTTTATGGAGAAGAGTCTTTCGGGGCCGGGAATGTAG
- the LOC128264397 gene encoding proton-coupled amino acid transporter-like protein CG1139 isoform X1, with translation MSNSSNSSNNNNNMDAEQQQQQHSDQKAIEAAGEMGRTLEITGRQEKQEKSAEKSPEKGQGMDKNSDPENGDPVRRRGHETSELEAVTHLFKGSVGAGLFAMGDCFKNGGLVGATILLPIIAVMCVHCERMLIRGSVSAVERTPGVDFLDYPETVEKCFEYGPRPLRKMSRVMKLIVEMFLCVTQFGFCAIYFVFVTENIHQVLQQNGIDIGMSMVMLITLLPAMIPSLMTNLKYISPVSLFANVALLFGLIATLTIAFSDGPMPPLGDRHLFTGGSQLALFFGTALFSYEGIALILPLRNSMRRPENFSTRFGVLNSTMFFTTSLFIFTGFVSYVRWGEDVAGSITLNLVVEEVFSQVVKVVAALGVFLGYPIQFFVMMKILWPPLKRSNDCAQKYPITMQVCLRFVMVMMTFGVALVVPKLNLFISLIGALCSTSLAFVIPVLIDFVTRAPVPKALGVWSYIKNILILTVAVLGIVTGTYQSIVEIVKEFK, from the exons cagcagcagcagcagcacagcGATCAAAAAGCGATCGAAGCAGCCGGCGAAATGGGAAGAACACTGGAAATAACCGGGAGGCAGGAGAAGCAGGAGAAGAGTGCGGAGAAGAGTCCGGAGAAGGGACAAGGGATGGATAAAAATAGCGATCCCGAGAACGGGGATCCGGTGCGTCGACGTGGCCACGAGACCAGCGAACTGGAGGCGGTCACCCATCTTTTCAAGGGCAGCGTGGGCGCTGGGCTGTTCGCCATGGGCGACTGCTTCAAAAACGGAGGATTGGTCGGCGCCACCATTCTGCTGCCCATCATCGCCGTGATGTGCGTCCACTGCGAACGCATGCTCATCCGCGGATCCGTTTCGGCCGTCGAACGGACGCCGGGCGTCGACTTCCTCGACTATCCGGAAACGGTGGAGAAGTGCTTTGAGTAcgggccacgccccctgcgCAAAATGTCAAGGGTCATGAAGCTCATCGTCGAAATGTTCCTCTGTGTCACCCAGTTCGGATTCTGTGCCATCTACTTCGTTTTTGTCACGGAGAACATTCACCAG GTCCTCCAGCAGAATGGCATCGATATTGGCATGAGCATGGTGATGCTGATCACCCTGCTGCCGGCCATGATTCCCTCGCTGATGACCAATCTCAAGTACATCTCGCCGGTGTCGCTGTTCGCCAATGTGGCGCTGCTTTTCGGGCTGATCGCCACCCTGACCATTGCATTCTCGGACGGACCGATGCCTCCGTTGGGCGATAGGCACCTCTTTACGGGCGGATCCCAGTTGGCCTTGTTCTTTGGCACCGCCCTCTTCTCCTACGAGGGCATTGCCTTGATCCTCCCGCTCCGCAACTCAATGCGCCGGCCGGAGAACTTCAGCACCCGGTTCGGAGTGCTCAACTCCACGATGTTCTTCACCACGTCCCTGTTCATTTTCACCGGATTCGTTAGCTACGTGCGATGGGGCGAGGATGTCGCCGGCAGCATAACACTCAATCTGGTGGTCGAGGAAGT ATTTTCCCAGGTTGTTAAAGTGGTAGCAGCCTTGGGAGTTTTCCTTGGCTATCCCATTCAATTCTTTGTGATGATGAAGATCTTGTGGCCCCCACTCAAGCGATCCAACGATTGTGCTCAAAAGTATCCCATTACCATGCAGGTGTGCCTGCGATTTGTTATGGTGATGATGACGT TTGGAGTTGCGCTGGTCGTTCCCAAACTAAATCTGTTCATCTCGCTGATCGGCGCACTGTGCTCCACCTCTCTGGCCTTCGTGATTCCGGTGCTGATCGATTTTGTGACGAGGGCGCCGGTGCCCAAGGCCCTGGGGGTGTGGTCCTACATCAAGAACATCCTCATCCTGACGGTGGCTGTTTTGGGAATCGTCACGGGGACCTACCAGAGCATCGTGGAGATTGTCAAGGAGTTTAAGTAG